Proteins encoded in a region of the Myxococcales bacterium genome:
- the orn gene encoding oligoribonuclease: protein MTSLLLWLDMEMTGLDPARERVLEIATIVTDDLLEEVAIGPDLVVHQPDEILAAMDRWNTDHHGGSGLTERARASRVTEAEAEAQTLAFVDAHFGPKDRPVLCGNSIHQDRRFIRRYLPAFDARLHYRMIDVSTVKELGRRWFPTALAAQPPKVESHRALGDIRESIAELRYYRANLFK, encoded by the coding sequence ATGACGTCCCTGCTCTTGTGGCTCGACATGGAGATGACCGGCCTCGATCCCGCGCGCGAGCGCGTGCTCGAGATCGCGACGATCGTGACCGACGATCTGCTCGAGGAGGTCGCGATCGGCCCCGACCTGGTCGTGCACCAGCCCGACGAGATCCTGGCGGCCATGGACCGCTGGAACACCGACCACCACGGCGGCTCGGGCCTGACCGAGCGCGCGCGCGCGTCGAGGGTGACCGAGGCCGAGGCCGAGGCCCAGACCCTGGCGTTCGTCGACGCCCACTTCGGCCCCAAGGATCGCCCGGTCCTGTGCGGCAACTCGATCCACCAGGATCGGCGGTTCATCCGCCGCTACCTGCCGGCGTTCGACGCCCGCCTGCACTACCGGATGATCGACGTGTCGACGGTCAAGGAGCTGGGCCGCCGCTGGTTCCCGACCGCGCTCGCGGCCCAGCCGCCCAAGGTCGAGAGCCACCGCGCGCTCGGCGACATCCGCGAGTCGATCGCCGAGCTGCGCTACTACCGGGCCAACCTGTTCAAGTGA
- the glgC gene encoding glucose-1-phosphate adenylyltransferase, which yields MKDTLAMIMAGGKGSRLGPLTLHRSKPAVPFAGRYRIIDFVLSNFVNAGYRRIYMLTQYMASSLIKHLSRNWRLSGFGEYIEVVPAQMRLGEFWYRGTADAVYQNLNLVRDARPAHVCVFGGDHVYKFAVDQMEQFHREREADLTVGVFAVPRSEAHQFGCLHVDEQHNIIAFVEKPADPPAMPGRPDWSLVSMGNYIFKADALTRVLVEDAADVTSRHDFGKDVIPRLLAAGARVFAFDFGASRVPGDPADAEPYWRDVGTIDSYFDANMELRARVPAMDLYNRKWRIRSAQRDYPPARFVRAGEGLPPCEIDDSLMCEGSIVASGTLRKVVLGYDCFVHAGAELVESVVLSGCDIGAGARLRRVIMDKNCKIAPGAEIGYDLDADRARLPFVTESGIAVIPKGTVVPVKGPVVLANDVSELIANDPELRSQLTAGTFAIAEHGRHSYESAGPRFLQFGQRTDEP from the coding sequence ATGAAGGACACGCTGGCGATGATCATGGCGGGCGGGAAGGGATCGCGGCTGGGCCCGCTGACCTTGCACCGCTCGAAGCCGGCGGTCCCGTTCGCGGGCCGCTACCGGATCATCGACTTCGTCCTGTCGAACTTCGTCAACGCCGGCTACCGCCGCATCTACATGCTCACGCAGTACATGGCGTCGAGCCTGATCAAGCACCTGTCGCGCAACTGGCGCCTGTCGGGCTTCGGCGAGTACATCGAGGTCGTGCCGGCGCAGATGCGCCTGGGCGAGTTCTGGTACCGCGGCACCGCCGACGCCGTCTACCAGAACCTCAACCTCGTGCGCGACGCGCGCCCGGCCCACGTGTGCGTGTTCGGCGGCGACCACGTCTACAAGTTCGCGGTCGACCAGATGGAGCAGTTCCACCGCGAGCGCGAGGCCGACCTGACCGTCGGCGTGTTCGCGGTGCCGCGGTCCGAGGCCCACCAGTTCGGGTGCCTCCACGTCGACGAGCAGCACAACATCATCGCGTTCGTCGAGAAGCCCGCCGATCCGCCGGCGATGCCGGGCCGCCCCGACTGGTCGCTGGTGTCGATGGGCAACTACATCTTCAAGGCCGACGCCCTGACCCGGGTCCTCGTCGAGGACGCCGCCGACGTCACCAGCCGCCACGACTTCGGCAAGGACGTCATCCCGCGCCTGCTGGCCGCCGGGGCCCGGGTGTTCGCGTTCGACTTCGGGGCGTCGCGGGTGCCCGGCGACCCCGCCGACGCCGAGCCGTACTGGCGCGACGTCGGCACGATCGACAGCTACTTCGACGCCAACATGGAGCTGCGGGCCCGGGTCCCGGCCATGGACCTGTACAACCGCAAGTGGCGCATCCGCAGCGCCCAGCGCGACTACCCGCCGGCCCGGTTCGTGCGCGCCGGCGAGGGCCTGCCACCGTGCGAGATCGACGACAGCCTGATGTGCGAGGGCTCGATCGTCGCCAGCGGCACGCTCCGCAAGGTCGTGCTCGGCTACGACTGCTTCGTCCACGCCGGCGCCGAGCTGGTCGAGTCGGTGGTGCTGTCGGGCTGCGACATCGGCGCCGGCGCCCGGCTGCGCCGCGTGATCATGGACAAGAATTGCAAGATCGCGCCCGGCGCCGAGATCGGCTACGACCTCGACGCCGATCGTGCGCGCCTGCCGTTCGTGACCGAGAGCGGCATCGCGGTCATCCCCAAGGGCACGGTCGTGCCGGTCAAGGGCCCGGTGGTGCTGGCCAACGACGTGTCCGAGCTGATCGCCAACGATCCCGAGCTGCGCAGCCAGCTCACCGCCGGGACCTTCGCGATCGCCGAGCACGGCCGCCACAGCTACGAGTCGGCCGGCCCGCGGTTCCTGCAGTTCGGGCAGCGCACCGACGAGCCATGA
- the glgA gene encoding glycogen synthase GlgA, protein MRILAVASEVAPWAATGGLADVVAALPPALTAADREVRIATVVPLYRATRQRLAAAGVALGPGRGLVLAIGERIVAVTVRPAAGVWFVECDPLYDRDGLYGDADGRDHDDNPMRFAVLARAALAAAPTILDGPIDVVHGHDWQGSLAVAYAAQDDLPAARITTIHNLAYRGLCSKDWVPRLGLPWSVFDHHRAEFYDQLSLLKAGLAYADLITTVSPTYAREILTPERGEGLDGFLRTDVARIVGITNGIDTAAWDPRTDPALPARFTRAERRGKVACRAALAAELGLAVTDETPIVAAVARLTPQKGIDLLADVVPTAIAAGARVVVLGSGDRDLEDRLRGLAAAFPGALAVRLAFDPAIARRIYAGADLFAMPSRFEPCGLGQLYAMRYGTVPVVAAVGGLADTVIDAAAPDGTGFRFEVIDAPGLWWALARAITSFRDDRAEFDAIAGRAMARDVSWRTAARDYLGTFRAARRARTAGP, encoded by the coding sequence ATGAGGATCCTCGCGGTGGCGTCCGAGGTCGCGCCCTGGGCGGCCACCGGCGGCCTGGCCGACGTCGTCGCGGCGCTGCCGCCGGCGCTGACCGCCGCCGATCGCGAGGTCCGGATCGCGACGGTGGTGCCGCTGTACCGAGCGACGCGCCAGCGCCTCGCCGCCGCCGGCGTCGCGCTCGGGCCGGGCCGGGGCCTGGTGCTGGCGATCGGCGAGCGCATCGTGGCGGTGACCGTGCGCCCCGCCGCCGGGGTGTGGTTCGTCGAGTGCGATCCGCTCTACGATCGCGACGGCCTGTACGGCGACGCCGACGGCCGCGATCACGACGACAACCCGATGCGCTTCGCGGTGCTGGCGCGGGCCGCCCTGGCCGCGGCGCCGACGATCCTCGACGGGCCGATCGACGTCGTCCACGGCCACGACTGGCAGGGCAGCCTGGCGGTGGCCTACGCGGCCCAGGACGACCTGCCGGCGGCCCGGATCACGACGATCCACAACCTCGCGTACCGCGGCCTGTGCAGCAAGGACTGGGTGCCGCGCCTGGGCCTGCCGTGGTCGGTGTTCGATCACCACCGCGCCGAGTTCTACGATCAGCTCAGCCTGCTCAAGGCCGGCCTGGCCTACGCCGACCTGATCACGACCGTCAGCCCGACCTACGCCCGCGAGATCCTCACGCCCGAGCGCGGCGAGGGCCTCGACGGGTTCCTGCGCACCGACGTCGCGCGCATCGTCGGCATCACCAACGGCATCGACACCGCCGCGTGGGACCCGCGCACCGATCCCGCGCTGCCGGCCCGATTCACCCGCGCCGAGCGCCGGGGCAAGGTCGCGTGCCGCGCGGCGCTCGCGGCCGAGCTGGGCCTGGCCGTCACGGACGAGACCCCGATCGTCGCGGCGGTGGCGCGGCTGACGCCGCAGAAGGGGATCGATCTGCTCGCCGACGTGGTCCCGACCGCGATCGCCGCCGGCGCCCGCGTGGTCGTGCTCGGCAGCGGCGACCGCGACCTCGAGGATCGCCTGCGCGGGCTGGCGGCGGCGTTCCCGGGCGCCCTGGCGGTGCGGCTCGCCTTCGATCCGGCGATCGCCCGACGGATCTACGCCGGCGCCGACCTGTTCGCGATGCCCAGCCGGTTCGAGCCGTGCGGGCTCGGCCAGCTCTACGCGATGCGCTACGGCACGGTCCCGGTCGTGGCCGCGGTCGGCGGCCTGGCCGACACGGTCATCGACGCGGCCGCGCCCGACGGCACCGGCTTCCGGTTCGAGGTGATCGACGCGCCCGGGCTGTGGTGGGCGCTCGCGCGCGCGATCACCTCGTTCCGCGACGACCGCGCGGAGTTCGACGCGATCGCCGGCCGGGCGATGGCGCGCGACGTGTCGTGGCGCACCGCCGCCCGCGACTACCTGGGCACCTTCCGCGCGGCCCGGCGCGCGCGCACCGCGGGACCGTGA
- a CDS encoding sel1 repeat family protein translates to MTRHRRSLAVLSLALIALAGGCKRTGGRAEGGPAGGGDGGMTVSAALAKLEAGCTGGDLEGCRNLGVIYAEGKGVAPDLARAAGLYRQACDGGNAAGCNNLGLVELTGRGTTADPTGARAHFQRGCDAGSLLACRNLGLAMAKGDGGARDDVGALAVFAKACDAGLALACTSAGTMHAAPDTTVRDPARSLGWYQRGCEAGDGGGCRQLGGAYLTGSGTTAGTAPAALWLGKGCQLDDGPSCRLLADLTAAGRGVPQDPAAAAALAARACQLGDRAACPPPAPTSIDAGAPPSP, encoded by the coding sequence ATGACGCGCCACCGCCGCTCGCTCGCCGTCCTGTCGCTGGCCCTGATCGCGCTGGCCGGCGGCTGCAAGCGCACGGGCGGGCGCGCCGAGGGCGGCCCGGCGGGCGGCGGCGACGGCGGCATGACCGTGAGCGCGGCCCTGGCCAAGCTCGAGGCCGGCTGCACGGGCGGCGACCTCGAGGGCTGCCGCAACCTCGGGGTGATCTACGCCGAGGGCAAGGGCGTCGCGCCCGATCTGGCGCGCGCGGCCGGCCTCTACCGGCAGGCCTGCGACGGCGGCAACGCCGCCGGGTGCAACAACCTCGGGCTGGTCGAGCTGACCGGCCGCGGCACCACCGCCGACCCGACCGGCGCGCGCGCGCACTTCCAGCGGGGCTGCGACGCCGGCAGCCTGCTGGCCTGTCGGAACCTCGGCCTCGCGATGGCCAAGGGCGACGGCGGCGCCCGCGACGACGTCGGCGCGCTGGCGGTGTTCGCCAAGGCCTGCGACGCGGGGCTCGCGCTGGCGTGCACCAGCGCCGGCACGATGCACGCGGCGCCCGACACGACCGTGCGCGATCCGGCCAGGTCGCTCGGCTGGTACCAGCGCGGCTGCGAGGCCGGCGACGGCGGCGGCTGTCGCCAGCTCGGCGGCGCCTACCTGACCGGCTCGGGCACGACCGCCGGCACGGCGCCGGCGGCGCTGTGGCTGGGCAAGGGCTGCCAGCTCGACGACGGGCCGTCGTGCCGCCTGCTCGCTGACCTCACCGCGGCCGGGCGCGGGGTGCCGCAGGATCCGGCGGCGGCGGCGGCGCTGGCGGCGCGCGCCTGCCAGCTCGGCGATCGCGCGGCGTGCCCGCCGCCGGCCCCGACGTCGATCGACGCCGGCGCGCCGCCGTCACCGTGA
- a CDS encoding glycosyltransferase family 2 protein — MRLSILIPAYQEEATIGEILRRVAAVDTEALGFAKEIVVCDDGSSDRTFELATAQAALDPCIRVVRHEQNRGKGAAIRTALAAATGDYCLIQDADLEYEVSDYPALLGEAAKGADVVYGSRFLANPRPTGMRTANYVANRMLTVTANLLYGLAITDEATCFKLFRTDLLRELGLTCTGFEFCPEVTAKLGRRQVKIVEVPIAYTARAIEEGKKVRWTDGVEAMWVLVKHRLRRAP, encoded by the coding sequence ATGCGGCTGTCGATCCTGATCCCTGCCTACCAGGAAGAGGCCACCATCGGGGAGATCCTGCGGCGGGTGGCCGCGGTCGACACCGAGGCCCTCGGCTTCGCCAAGGAGATCGTCGTCTGCGATGACGGCTCGAGCGACCGCACCTTCGAGCTGGCCACCGCCCAGGCCGCCCTCGACCCGTGCATCCGGGTGGTGCGCCACGAGCAGAACCGCGGCAAGGGCGCCGCGATCCGCACCGCGCTCGCGGCCGCGACCGGCGACTACTGCCTGATCCAGGACGCCGACCTCGAGTACGAGGTGTCCGACTACCCGGCGCTCCTGGGCGAGGCCGCCAAGGGCGCCGACGTGGTCTACGGCTCGCGGTTCCTCGCCAACCCGCGCCCGACCGGCATGCGCACCGCCAACTACGTCGCCAACCGCATGCTCACGGTGACCGCGAACCTGCTCTACGGCCTGGCCATCACCGACGAGGCCACCTGCTTCAAGCTGTTCCGCACCGACCTGCTGCGCGAGCTCGGCCTGACCTGCACCGGCTTCGAGTTCTGCCCCGAGGTCACCGCCAAGCTCGGCCGCCGGCAGGTGAAGATCGTCGAGGTCCCGATCGCGTACACCGCGCGCGCGATCGAGGAGGGCAAGAAGGTGCGCTGGACCGACGGGGTCGAGGCGATGTGGGTCCTGGTCAAGCACCGGCTGCGCCGCGCGCCATGA
- a CDS encoding sulfatase-like hydrolase/transferase yields the protein MTAPRLRRRLLDDVRRGAAVAGAGLAAAALVEAVVTWNQFRGSIGVIMTARLLALSATLCALAWLIVGPLAGVAAALPRLWSAIRDGRAVAGARPTPGQAPSRWSPEAVAGLLTGGLALVGFVAATTHLGARFIRSYKEPTLTALITAIAAVVVAVVARGLARAVALLVVRVARRWPRVARWTPLGSAWLAAAAVVTVAAIALVVAGKLHHHLRPVWPWRKAITALAFVAGAGLQREWAARRVARAPSSRTALALAAAALVLVPLTLTRIGAAPQVKAIVSSSSPSLEALVRLVRRANDLDGDGFGSLLGENDCGPRDRAIHPGARDLPDNGVDENCDGRDFSMRDLAVPTGPERPVPPAFQKPYNVVLITIDTVRYDFTSFGHRPGGRTRDVTPNLAKLAERSTDFTFAQAPSAGTMASVPAIITSKFFHSGIALDETNIKPGMPPRLKPENLTLPEIMKQGGYQTGAILTHEYFNDWGLQQGVDEYDNEIGKTHDANRVSSDRVTDRALAWIARRPASKWFLWLHYLDPHAQYVAHPDDTNWSGSPEDLYEAELHYTDKHIGRLLDELRRMPGGDRTIVVVTSDHGDAFGEHGFSGHAIALTREILHVPMLVYVPDNLPRKLGKVVSNLDVLPTIAALCGIDVAGASFEGRSLVPQIFYGQEDPDRTVFAETNYPVPLRAAVTTTRKLIFNMKSNFYELYDLVGDPLEQKNLAGSRPEDLAIMRERLDLWLERVVFSRDPVMSQAAARMQKVLLPARPTPTVPLTGRAFDGGKVEVLGYDFTPAGPGGKATLAVYLHAVERPSKVFRIGAALWAAPTGLVGDDAALTVAMAPLQVRVGARVTLDGLLPSDRWRAGEYLREEFQLAMPPTWTAGDVLLGLVVGTNDGSRPEFLGPQPSSDPSCLSLGPARIPVPTPPPPPPTPATPTIPPGSLGPVAPRL from the coding sequence ATGACCGCGCCTCGGCTGCGCCGCCGCCTGCTCGACGACGTCCGACGCGGCGCCGCCGTCGCGGGCGCCGGGCTCGCCGCGGCCGCGCTGGTCGAGGCGGTCGTCACCTGGAACCAGTTCCGCGGCTCGATCGGCGTGATCATGACCGCGCGCCTGCTGGCGCTGTCGGCGACCTTGTGCGCGCTGGCGTGGCTGATCGTCGGCCCGCTGGCCGGGGTGGCCGCGGCGCTGCCGCGGCTGTGGTCCGCGATCCGCGACGGCCGCGCCGTCGCCGGGGCCCGCCCGACGCCAGGCCAGGCCCCGAGCCGGTGGTCGCCCGAGGCGGTCGCCGGGCTCCTGACCGGCGGGCTGGCGCTGGTCGGCTTCGTCGCCGCGACCACCCACCTGGGCGCGCGCTTCATCCGCTCGTACAAGGAGCCGACCCTGACCGCGTTGATCACCGCGATCGCGGCGGTGGTCGTGGCGGTGGTCGCGCGCGGGCTCGCGCGCGCGGTCGCCCTGCTGGTCGTGCGCGTCGCGCGTCGGTGGCCGCGCGTCGCCCGCTGGACCCCGCTGGGCTCAGCCTGGCTGGCGGCGGCGGCGGTGGTCACGGTCGCCGCGATCGCCCTGGTCGTCGCCGGCAAGCTCCACCATCACCTGCGGCCGGTCTGGCCGTGGCGCAAGGCGATCACCGCGCTGGCGTTCGTGGCCGGCGCCGGCCTGCAGCGCGAGTGGGCGGCCCGCCGCGTCGCCCGGGCCCCGTCGTCGCGCACCGCCCTGGCCCTGGCCGCGGCCGCGCTGGTGCTGGTGCCGCTGACGCTCACGCGCATCGGCGCCGCGCCCCAGGTCAAGGCGATCGTGTCGTCGTCGTCGCCCAGCCTCGAGGCCCTCGTGCGCCTGGTCCGGCGCGCCAACGATCTCGACGGCGACGGTTTCGGCTCGCTCCTGGGCGAGAACGACTGCGGCCCGCGCGACCGCGCGATCCACCCCGGCGCCCGCGACCTGCCCGACAACGGCGTCGACGAGAACTGCGACGGCCGTGACTTCTCGATGCGCGATCTGGCGGTGCCGACCGGGCCCGAGCGCCCGGTGCCGCCAGCGTTCCAGAAGCCGTACAACGTCGTGCTGATCACGATCGACACGGTCCGCTACGACTTCACCTCGTTCGGCCATCGCCCGGGCGGGCGCACCCGCGACGTCACGCCCAACCTGGCCAAGCTGGCCGAGCGCAGCACCGACTTCACGTTCGCGCAGGCGCCGTCGGCCGGGACGATGGCGTCGGTGCCGGCGATCATCACCTCGAAGTTCTTCCACTCGGGCATCGCGCTCGACGAGACCAACATCAAGCCGGGCATGCCGCCGCGGCTCAAGCCCGAGAACCTGACCCTGCCCGAGATCATGAAGCAGGGCGGCTACCAGACCGGGGCGATCCTGACCCACGAGTACTTCAACGACTGGGGCCTGCAGCAGGGCGTCGACGAGTACGACAACGAGATCGGCAAGACCCACGACGCCAACCGGGTGTCGTCGGACCGGGTCACCGATCGGGCGCTGGCGTGGATCGCGCGCCGGCCGGCGAGCAAGTGGTTCCTGTGGCTGCACTACCTCGACCCCCACGCCCAGTACGTGGCCCACCCCGACGACACCAACTGGAGCGGCAGCCCCGAGGATCTGTACGAGGCCGAGCTGCACTACACCGACAAGCACATCGGCCGGCTGCTCGACGAGCTGCGGCGCATGCCCGGCGGCGATCGCACGATCGTGGTCGTGACCAGCGACCACGGCGACGCGTTCGGCGAGCACGGCTTCTCGGGCCACGCGATCGCGCTGACCCGCGAGATCCTGCACGTGCCGATGTTGGTCTACGTGCCCGACAACCTGCCGCGCAAGCTCGGCAAGGTGGTCTCGAACCTCGACGTGCTGCCGACGATCGCCGCGCTGTGCGGGATCGACGTCGCCGGCGCCAGCTTCGAGGGCCGCAGCCTGGTGCCGCAGATCTTCTACGGCCAGGAGGACCCCGATCGCACGGTCTTCGCCGAGACCAACTACCCGGTGCCGCTGCGCGCGGCGGTGACGACCACGCGCAAGTTGATCTTCAACATGAAGAGCAACTTCTACGAGCTCTACGACCTGGTCGGCGATCCGCTCGAGCAGAAGAACCTCGCCGGCAGCCGCCCCGAGGATCTCGCGATCATGCGCGAGCGCCTCGACCTCTGGCTCGAGCGGGTCGTGTTCTCGCGCGATCCGGTGATGAGCCAGGCCGCGGCGCGGATGCAGAAGGTGCTCTTGCCGGCGCGCCCGACCCCGACCGTGCCGCTGACCGGCCGCGCCTTCGACGGCGGCAAGGTCGAGGTGCTCGGCTACGACTTCACCCCGGCGGGCCCCGGCGGCAAGGCCACGCTCGCGGTGTACCTGCACGCGGTCGAACGCCCGAGCAAGGTGTTCCGCATCGGCGCCGCGCTGTGGGCGGCGCCGACGGGCCTGGTCGGCGACGACGCGGCCCTGACGGTGGCGATGGCGCCGCTGCAGGTGCGGGTCGGGGCCCGGGTCACGCTCGACGGGCTCCTGCCCTCCGACCGCTGGCGGGCCGGCGAGTACCTCCGCGAGGAGTTCCAGCTGGCGATGCCACCGACCTGGACCGCGGGCGACGTCCTGCTCGGGCTGGTGGTCGGGACCAACGACGGGTCCCGGCCGGAGTTCCTCGGCCCACAGCCGTCGAGCGATCCGTCGTGCCTGTCGCTGGGGCCGGCGCGGATCCCGGTGCCGACCCCGCCGCCGCCGCCGCCGACCCCGGCCACGCCAACGATTCCGCCGGGGTCGCTGGGTCCGGTGGCGCCCCGGCTGTAG